The sequence below is a genomic window from Pagrus major chromosome 20, Pma_NU_1.0.
ccaaaaaacagcaaacacagcGAAGCCATCCACCCTGTTCCAACCTATATGAACCCATATTATCGTCCCAAACGTCACCTGTGACTTAGATATTGTGACAATTAATTTATAGCAGGTTTAACACTAAATAATCTCGACCACGTCACTCAAAGTCAATGGCCGGACTGTGTTAGTTGGGAAAATGTATCGATGTATTAAAAGCAAAAACGGAAACCTGGAGCGACTGAACCGCGTGCATCCGTTGGAGCATAGATTCAATTTCGACATGCATTCAATGATTTGGGCCCAGGTTCCGTCTGTTTGGGTCAATTTAACGCGAAATGTGCAAAATTGTTCACAGCACGCGTTACTTCCAGCCGGTTTTCTTGGAATAAAAGTTGTTCGCCGGCGCGGCTGAGCGAAAACAAGTGTGTCCCCGTGAAGCTCAATGTCTCTGCTATCAGCCCATAATGTTTTGTGGATCAGTTCTCCGCCGTAGTTTTTATATTTGTCGGGAGTTGGAGGATGAAGAAACACAAACGGGACGGCGCCAGTTCCATGGAGTCCGCTACATCAGCTGCTGGCAGTTGGTGTTCTCAATCACGTCCGCAGAAAGGCTTCATAGGCTCACTGGAGCGCCTGTGGAATAAGACACTTAAGTGGTCCGGTGTATTGACGCGTCACTTTGCGTGGACaattattacaatatttttacTATATCAACAGTAAGCGTTACATTTTCCGCCTActggtacttttttttttttttgggaaaagCTTTATTTGTGGCCGAGCAGACGTATCGCTGTTTCCTGACGCCCTGGTGTATCAGCTGAGCCGGGTGAAATTACACCtccaggacttttttttttggtcaactAACtcaaaagaaaagtcaccatggCAGAGACGTCGGCAACTCCGGCCAAAGCCAAAAAGGCTTCCAAGCCCAAGAAACCTGCTTCTCATCCCAAGTACTCGGACATGATCAAAGCGGCGATCGCTCACGACGCCAGCCGGAGCGGAGCGTCCCGTCAGTCCATCCAGAAGTACGTGAAGAAGAACTACAAGGTGGGCGACAATGTCGACGTGCAGATCAAATTGGCCCTGAAGAGGTTGGTGGCAAGCGGGATGCTGCGCCACACCAAAGGCATCGGTGCGTCCGGATCCTTCAGGCTGACCAAACCAGAGGACTCCAAAAAACCAACCAAGGCACCGGTATCTGCCAAACCAAAGAAGGCACCGAAGCCCTCCAAACCCAAGAAGGCAGCCAAGCCCAAGAAGGTGTCAAAGACGCCGGAGAAGCCCAAGAAGGCAGCtgcaaagaaagtgaaaaaggtCGTGAAAAAGGCGACGCCAACTAAAGCCAAAAAGGCACCAGCAAAGAAATCCAAGGCAGCCAAGCCCAAGGCAAAACCAGCAAAGAAGGCAGCCAAGCCCAAGGCGAAACCAGCGAAGAAGGGAGCCAAAGCAGCAAAGAAGAAGTAAATGGACAATATGAGAGAGACAAAGTCACTGTAAATACTTCAGGAAATGTTTTCgtatatgtattatttttgtaAGGTCTCATGCAAACTTATGCTGTTTTTACCAGTAGTTTTCTCTCCATTGCACTATTGCCTATAGATGCTGTAGACATAATTGTGAGCATTTTTATTTCGAGTTAATAATACTGTTGATTTCTGTCTGATCCTTGGATACAAATAAGCTCGTCTAGGGTCTTGCtgagaaggaaaacaaatgtatatACAGTTGAACTATTGAATAGTTATTGTTACTGCACGAGGTCatactgaaaatacaaatgtgtCAATGGTGGGCATTGTCGAGCCTTTACAATGTACAGACCATAGGCAGTGGACGTCAGCAAGATTCTCCTAAAGGCTCTATAGTTGTCATTCAAGCTCCATTCTGTAAATTTCCTCATGTTCAGACGACTCATGATATACAAGCATCTCACTGTGTTCAGCCACTTTTAAAGACTGTTTATACTGCAATTCAATAAACCTTTGTCATcttctacaaaatgtgtttgaCAACTTATTGCGCGCGTTTTACGCATGCGTAAAATTCTTGGTGAGTTGGACGGAGGAATTTCTGTGCATATCAGGCATTATTAGACAAAAAGCAATCTATTACAATAGACAAATAACACTGTCTCCCTCATTTTGATAGACATATACAACATAAATGAAGGCCTTTTTTAAAACTCGCTGAATGAAAGTTTAGCTATTGTGCGCCAAGATGTTGCAGACAAAGCCTACCTATGGAAGCTCCAATGAGAGGGGGGTTGTTCTGATGCAGAGAGGCTGATAAACATGGGTAACAAAAAAATTATGAGCTGGGAAGTCACATGAAAAATCTGTGTTAAATATCATCAGGTCAGACCAATAATCCTGCTCTCTGGTTAGATTGACGTTTAACTTCCTTACCTGCCAATCATGGGGACAGACAAGGTCTTTGTAGGACACGTTTGTGATATGAATTGAAACCCTGAAGACCGTAAGAGTTCTCTAGGGAACACAAGTGTACAGAAACGAAGTCCCCAAGAGGACGGGACAGTGTTAAACAAGGCCAAGACATTCATTTACTGGataaaattaaagttttctGCAAGACGGGTCTAAACGTCTCAGTCTACAATGCAGGACATTTACAGCAGTTGCTGCTTTTCTAGCACATGCAACTGCGCTCGAAATCCTAACATCCACTTTCCTTGAGGGTGGCTGCAGAGAAATGAGGCAGCTTTGAAGACACACCCAGTGTTAACTTGTCCTGCCTCTCACCTGGCATGCAACTCTGCCATCTTGTGGTGTCTTACAGGAACAGGCGACTCCTCGTCACTGCAGTTAGGACTGAGAGGCCAGCAGCAGACAAGCAGGAGTCAAACTGATGAAAGTCAAGATTACACACCAGTTACCCTCCTCATACTGTTATTCATTATTATCTTGAATGACAGGTGTAAGAGCACCAAACTAACCTTGTTGCGCAGCTTCAGGCCGAACGATTCTATTCTGAGATGCTACGTGCAAAAGGGTAGTAACTGGTGTTGCTTCAACACAGAGTAATCCATCTTGAATTCTGACCGCACAGCAGAATACTGCCTTTTGGAACCCATTACTTTAAGcaacaaacattttgtaatTGCAATCACAGGGTATCTGGAGCATTTTTAAACAGTTCAGTCATAAACACTCAAAGTACTGCAGAGCTTAAAATGTGTGTGGTCAGGTCTGAAATCTGctacctgaaaaaaaaaacagcatattaaCATACAGCCTTAAAACATATCTTTCATTCCAACAGCCATTGTGTCTTTTGGGCAAAAGTCCCCACCCAGTCTGGTCTGGTCTTTTATTAAGCATCTAAATCAGTTCAATTTCAAGTAAGAAAACAGCAATATTTTAAAAGTCACACAAGTGTATTCTGCAGAAACAGCAGGTCCCCAGCGAAATCAAGCAACAAAACAGACGTTAACATGACTGACTCATGTTGGAAAACATTATGATGGCAGATTATGTAACAAGGTCAAAGTGTATGCACAGTGTCAGGTTTgtgtaaatagaaaaaaaagcagattacacatctatttcagtttcagtcaaaatcatttccatttcaatatGAACAGAAGGAAACTGAGTGGAAGCAGCGATAAAGATGACCAGatttttcttccacatttgGTAATTTATAGCTTTTGCTGCCCTCCTTTTACAGGACAAACATATTTCTTGCAGAGTTCTTGTAGACGCATAAACAAACCGCTGTTTTTCTTCATGCACATCTCATCCTGCCACAGCAGATAAGTGGAGGCCTTACagctaaaaacaataaaatgtttcattctCAGGCAAAGTAATATGCCTATGGAGCAAATAACATGCTACGACTGCTCATTGCTGCTGGAGTTATTTGGCAAATCCGTTATGCATGTCTTATATCTGTAGTGGCATGATGAAACGAAGTGTTCTTTGAGGAGCTCCAGCAAGAGATTCAGTGGCAGCCAATCAGGATGCTTGGTCTTAAAAATGCTTCATGTACTGCCCTTTGGTTCTCCAGTCTAGttaatttggcatttttctaATATATGCTTCGGAAAATCTGcatgtataaaaaaaactctCCAATCTCACCATCAACACTTAACATATAATTGATGGGAGCAATAGATTAGACGCAACCATCTTCCCACATTTCCTCCTCTGATAAAGCACCTTTTTGGACATGAACTGGCCTTCATGTATCAATGCACTGAGCGCTGACAGGCTAACTCCTACTTAACCTGGTTGGACAATATAAGGCAGAAAAAGCTGGGCACAGCAGTGTGGGGAATAATATGATCACTAGCTTCCAATTGCCCTTGGAGTACTGCGATCAACTGACTCAGAGGAAAAGACAAAGTCAAGAAATCAGACACTGAGAAAGGGCAGAGATATGAAGAGTTTCCTGTGAGCCTTCAGCGTGAAAAGTAAAATGATGCAGACTAGGTTCAGACTGCAGTGGTTCTGGATCTGGTCTTGAAGGATTGGTCttcatggatggatggaagcgTGGGGAAAATAATATCAGCTGGTTGTTGATCATTTCAGTCTGGATATGGCTCTGTAGATGGCAAAACCGAGAACTGCAACCACAGCCGAGCCTAATGCCACTCTCAGCCAGAAGGATGTGTTGGTCATGTCTGAACCATTCAGGTGTCTGGAGATTggagggaaacaaaacaacaagtaTCAGTCACAGAAAGCAACACAAAGCTGATATCATAAGCAAAACTGCTTCTTTAACACCTCTACCTACCACCCTTAAATCACTCCATGCTAATAGAATTCTCCTCTGACTGATCTTGATATTTTCCAGGTTTTCAATGATGTCTGAATTGACTTACGGGTATGTTGCTGCCCAGGCGAGCCTGGTGGAGATGTTCTTGCTGGTGGCATCGAGGAGCAGGCTGGAGAAGGGCAGCGGTGGAGGCAGTCGGTGTTTATAACAGAACTCTGCTGGAGTCATTCCATGAAACTGCTTGACCTCAGGAAGATCCACCTTGGAGGCGACCAGCACACATGGGATGTTGCTCTCCATGTAGTGTTGCTAAGTGAGAAatgagataaagagagaaaacttCAGCTGAGGGAGAAGAAAACCTACCTTCTTTTCATGGGGGTCATAATGAAATTCAGGTAACTTAACTGTAATACATATTAAATGCAAACAAAGTGATGAAAAGTCAGGATCCCTTTATCATGACTTGTACATGAAATCATTGCTTATTTAGTTGAAGATGATTAGGCTGGTTACACGCACATCACGTAGGTGTATTGGGTTTATGCTGCTTATTTAATTTACTCATTGGTGGAGACACACACTTCTCCCTGTGGGTGTCAAATGTccaacagtaagaacagtaacTGTTTACGTGGAGACGTTCATTGCACGGATAATCACAAtaacagaccaaaacaaataaaatgtcctcTTGTAATCACCTTAATCAGAACGACCTCTCCACTTAGgaatgttttacttttgaagAGGTGACAAACACAGTCCTGATTACTGTGTACAGAActaatcacaatgtttttttaccATAACGACTGGgtagaaaacccctgcatcaCAAACCTtgtacacattttaattttctttttttctttattaacaaGACCTTCACTAATGTTAGGTTGGAGACataatttacctgttgggccacagactacagaaaatgacaaattgagtttacccaaaactaGCAGCTAGTCTGCATGGCAATGAGATGTTGCTGTCAGGTAGATTTGGTTGATCTAAAGTCACTAGCGAAACATCACAGTACATAATAAGCACAGCATAAACGTCAGATATGTTGGACAACCATATTTAACTATATGCACCAATCACCCTTAACATTTAAAGGACTAACAGGTGAAgtaaataacattgatcatcttgttacaatgcaatgttcgGCTGGCATTTATGTGGATGCAATTTTGACATACACCTCCCACCCAAAACACCtctgcagaccaagtacaccctcTCACAGCAACGAGTAATCACCGCAGTGGCTGGAGGTGGCTATTAAATAACTGCAGAGTACTATTCGCAGATGGAAGGTATGTGTCTTGTTCATTTGCTGCAAATGTTAGAGCACT
It includes:
- the h1-0 gene encoding histone H1.0 yields the protein MAETSATPAKAKKASKPKKPASHPKYSDMIKAAIAHDASRSGASRQSIQKYVKKNYKVGDNVDVQIKLALKRLVASGMLRHTKGIGASGSFRLTKPEDSKKPTKAPVSAKPKKAPKPSKPKKAAKPKKVSKTPEKPKKAAAKKVKKVVKKATPTKAKKAPAKKSKAAKPKAKPAKKAAKPKAKPAKKGAKAAKKK